From the genome of Cytobacillus firmus, one region includes:
- the shc gene encoding squalene--hopene cyclase, translated as MTKTAAGMKRLIAVLRKDQSPDGSWNYPFETGISTDAYMIILLRTLEIHDEKLIKGLAARILSKQEENGAWKLFPDEPDGNANATLEAYYGLLYSGYIEKEDARMKAARKFILEHGGMENANVFTKIMLASTGQYPWPESFPIPVEIMLLPLSFPFNFYQFSVYGRVNLSPILILSEKKFSIKTKNSPDLSDLLTTRTRWEIQPEYRSLLSSLKEGVEELLGLPEQLHSTAMDRAKDYMLERIEPDGTFYSYFSSTFLMIFALLSLGYSKDEPVIKNAVEGLKSLRTDIDGLPHIQYANASIWNTSLINTALQLAGVSSNDPAVKKANTYLLKRQHDQLGDWAIHNPHAKPGGWGFSDINTLNPDVDDTTASLRAIARSVEGSSEYQDAWDRGIQWLVSMQNDDGGWPSFERNTENPWLTFFPIEKGEYMFGDPASADLTGRTLEFLGNYTNLPVAESLIKNAVNWLVENQEQDGSWYGRWGICYIYGTWAAVTGLAAAGHSNHPSVRKACDWLKKIQNEDGGWGESCLSDSQKSYVPLNASTLTDTAWAVDALIAAEDQPTEQIQKGIQYLLNSIDKEDWTTVYPKGQALAGSFYIHYHSYRYIFPLMALAHYRGKFGE; from the coding sequence ATGACCAAAACCGCTGCTGGCATGAAACGTCTCATTGCCGTATTAAGAAAAGACCAATCCCCTGATGGTTCATGGAATTATCCTTTTGAAACCGGCATTTCAACAGACGCTTATATGATCATTTTATTAAGGACACTGGAGATACATGATGAAAAATTAATTAAGGGACTGGCCGCAAGAATCCTAAGCAAGCAGGAAGAAAATGGAGCCTGGAAGCTTTTCCCGGATGAACCGGATGGAAATGCAAATGCCACACTGGAGGCCTATTATGGACTTCTTTATTCGGGCTATATTGAGAAGGAAGACGCCAGGATGAAAGCTGCGAGAAAATTTATACTGGAGCATGGCGGAATGGAGAACGCAAATGTTTTCACCAAAATTATGTTAGCTTCTACAGGACAATATCCATGGCCGGAATCCTTTCCGATTCCCGTTGAGATTATGCTTCTGCCCCTGTCCTTCCCTTTCAACTTTTATCAGTTTTCGGTGTATGGGCGTGTGAATCTGTCTCCGATTCTAATTCTTTCAGAAAAAAAGTTCAGCATCAAAACAAAAAACAGCCCTGACCTTTCTGACTTGCTAACTACAAGAACTCGGTGGGAAATACAGCCTGAATACCGATCATTATTGTCATCCCTCAAAGAAGGTGTTGAAGAGCTTTTGGGTCTGCCAGAACAGCTTCACTCAACGGCAATGGACCGGGCGAAGGATTATATGCTGGAACGGATTGAGCCGGATGGGACCTTCTATAGTTATTTCAGCTCAACCTTTTTAATGATTTTTGCGCTCCTGTCTCTTGGCTATTCCAAGGATGAGCCCGTTATAAAGAATGCGGTTGAGGGGCTTAAATCGCTCCGGACAGATATAGACGGCCTCCCTCATATACAATACGCAAACGCCAGTATATGGAATACTTCTCTCATAAACACAGCCCTCCAATTAGCGGGTGTTTCTTCGAATGACCCTGCAGTAAAGAAAGCAAACACCTATTTGCTGAAGCGCCAGCATGATCAGCTGGGGGACTGGGCAATCCATAACCCCCATGCAAAGCCGGGAGGATGGGGATTCTCTGATATCAACACCCTCAACCCGGATGTCGATGATACCACTGCTTCATTACGGGCGATCGCCAGAAGTGTCGAGGGCAGTTCAGAATATCAGGATGCCTGGGATCGCGGCATTCAGTGGCTGGTATCCATGCAGAATGATGATGGCGGATGGCCTTCCTTTGAAAGAAATACCGAAAATCCATGGCTCACCTTTTTTCCTATTGAAAAGGGTGAATATATGTTTGGAGACCCAGCTTCAGCCGACCTGACCGGGAGAACGCTGGAGTTTTTGGGGAACTATACGAATCTGCCAGTTGCTGAATCTTTGATAAAAAACGCGGTAAACTGGCTGGTAGAAAACCAGGAGCAGGATGGCTCCTGGTATGGCAGATGGGGCATTTGCTATATTTACGGCACATGGGCAGCAGTCACAGGACTTGCTGCGGCGGGCCATTCCAACCATCCTTCTGTCAGGAAGGCTTGTGACTGGCTGAAGAAAATCCAAAACGAGGATGGCGGCTGGGGAGAATCCTGCCTGAGCGACAGTCAAAAATCTTATGTTCCCTTGAACGCAAGTACCCTTACAGACACAGCGTGGGCGGTTGATGCTCTAATTGCAGCGGAAGACCAGCCAACTGAACAGATCCAAAAAGGAATTCAGTACCTGCTGAACTCAATTGATAAAGAGGATTGGACGACTGTCTATCCAAAAGGGCAGGCCCTGGCCGGAAGCTTTTATATTCATTATCATAGCTACCGTTATATCTTCCCTCTTATGGCTTTGGCTCATTATCGCGGGAAGTTTGGGGAATGA
- a CDS encoding DUF4240 domain-containing protein: MEVFLEWRWEHDRENFEKEIREEEKRIQEEYHNKPQKHKKMMKDETFWSIIFLLDFYENDEEKIIEPAVNALAKMRVKDIKEFEEALSYKLYLLDTKEHAKNIGEYSYNEITQEHFSADLFLYIRCSVIAEGKEYFDDCLNNPQNMPKDNSFEPLLSIASEAYTRRTGKEFEYIPGCDYETFSNAAGWNS, encoded by the coding sequence ATGGAAGTTTTTTTAGAGTGGAGATGGGAACATGATAGAGAAAACTTTGAGAAGGAAATCCGGGAAGAAGAAAAAAGAATACAAGAAGAATATCATAATAAACCACAAAAACATAAAAAAATGATGAAGGATGAAACCTTCTGGTCAATTATTTTTTTACTTGATTTTTATGAAAATGATGAAGAAAAAATAATAGAACCTGCTGTTAATGCACTAGCAAAAATGAGAGTAAAGGACATTAAAGAGTTTGAAGAAGCATTGTCTTATAAACTATATTTATTAGACACTAAAGAACACGCCAAAAACATAGGAGAATATTCATATAATGAAATAACACAAGAGCATTTCTCTGCAGATTTATTCTTATATATTAGGTGTTCCGTGATTGCTGAGGGAAAAGAATATTTTGATGATTGTCTCAATAATCCTCAAAATATGCCAAAGGACAACTCTTTTGAACCGTTACTGTCTATAGCATCCGAAGCATATACAAGGAGAACTGGAAAAGAGTTTGAATACATCCCAGGTTGTGATTATGAAACATTCTCAAATGCTGCGGGATGGAACTCATAA
- a CDS encoding lipase family protein, protein MKKIINSEAAILLAAFSYQTYPLYLNGSLTLPKGYELRYIIRAFADVENPAENIYGFLAESKDKIIIAFRGYAAYPSDLLASYDIFQIPYPYVPDGGKTSRGFTCLYQSARNNLMEQLNKLSSSKKLFVTGHNYGGALSVLAALDMAVNSKFKKPFVYTYGSPRIGDPEFVMKFDQKVKNSIRVVNIHDSFPTFPEVRYPPPFTEEGINYQHVKTEYRLSFQLNNTPRNDSINCYFKSLRSLNPNFADILCSENPGFCPDTEVCVPFQRTC, encoded by the coding sequence ATGAAGAAAATTATTAACAGTGAAGCCGCCATCCTGCTTGCAGCTTTTAGCTATCAGACCTATCCGCTTTATTTAAATGGAAGTTTGACTCTGCCTAAAGGATATGAACTGCGGTATATTATTCGTGCCTTTGCTGATGTGGAGAATCCGGCCGAAAATATTTATGGATTTTTAGCAGAGTCAAAGGACAAAATTATCATTGCGTTCAGAGGATACGCTGCCTATCCTTCCGATCTATTAGCATCCTATGACATCTTCCAAATTCCATATCCCTATGTTCCAGATGGAGGAAAAACTTCCCGTGGATTTACATGCTTATATCAATCAGCAAGAAATAATTTAATGGAACAATTAAACAAGCTATCCTCCTCTAAAAAGCTGTTTGTTACCGGCCATAACTACGGTGGGGCATTATCTGTATTAGCTGCTTTGGATATGGCAGTGAACTCAAAATTTAAAAAGCCATTCGTCTATACGTACGGCAGCCCTCGAATCGGAGATCCCGAATTTGTCATGAAATTCGATCAAAAGGTAAAAAACAGCATACGAGTGGTTAATATACATGACTCTTTCCCAACATTCCCCGAAGTAAGATATCCGCCTCCGTTTACAGAGGAAGGAATAAATTATCAGCATGTCAAAACAGAATACCGGCTCTCTTTCCAGTTAAACAATACACCCCGAAATGACAGCATTAACTGTTATTTTAAATCATTAAGAAGTTTGAATCCCAACTTTGCAGATATACTATGTTCCGAAAACCCTGGTTTTTGCCCAGATACAGAAGTGTGTGTTCCTTTTCAGAGAACATGTTAA
- a CDS encoding cupin domain-containing protein: MYYTPYTHQNPYYANVPAHTYGSAAGYWAYPNDLAFNSSFYGNSREILKDYGSNPFVININEAAKQNSTYRTALWTGNHLQVTLMSLNAGEDIGLEIHPDVDQFLRIEQGQGIVQMGKSKDNLSFQWRIFDDSAIMIPAGMWHNVTNTGNGPLKLYSIYAPPNHPFGTVHKTKADAMAMEEGLANGNGKTATFGKTPDEWVRHTEFLVKEGLEDVKRGINMTHILQEFILMGVLVGKGYSPEKAYETVEEWERTGKSKLLQESKNM, from the coding sequence ATGTATTATACGCCCTATACGCATCAAAATCCTTATTATGCAAATGTACCAGCGCATACTTACGGAAGTGCTGCTGGTTATTGGGCTTATCCTAATGATTTGGCATTCAATTCTTCATTTTATGGTAATAGCAGAGAAATCTTAAAAGATTATGGTTCTAACCCATTTGTTATAAATATCAATGAGGCCGCCAAACAAAACAGCACGTATCGTACTGCACTATGGACAGGAAATCATTTGCAGGTTACTTTAATGAGTCTTAATGCTGGTGAAGATATCGGATTGGAAATTCACCCTGATGTGGATCAATTCTTACGTATTGAACAAGGCCAGGGGATTGTTCAAATGGGCAAAAGTAAAGATAATTTAAGTTTTCAATGGAGAATCTTCGATGACTCTGCTATTATGATCCCGGCTGGAATGTGGCACAATGTCACAAATACAGGAAATGGGCCGTTGAAATTATACTCCATATATGCCCCGCCAAACCATCCATTTGGTACCGTTCATAAAACGAAGGCAGATGCAATGGCAATGGAAGAAGGTTTGGCTAATGGAAATGGGAAAACAGCAACTTTCGGAAAGACTCCAGATGAATGGGTAAGACATACGGAGTTTTTGGTAAAAGAAGGCTTGGAGGACGTTAAAAGAGGAATTAATATGACACACATTCTTCAAGAGTTTATTCTAATGGGAGTTCTTGTAGGGAAGGGATATTCCCCTGAAAAAGCATATGAAACAGTAGAAGAATGGGAACGCACAGGAAAATCAAAACTTCTTCAGGAAAGCAAAAATATGTAG
- a CDS encoding GIY-YIG nuclease family protein: protein MERKRELKQQFKETPIEAGVYQIKNTVNNKIFIGSTNNLKSLNGVRFSLETNGYMPNRGLQEEWNQFGKEAFEISVLEKLKKKDDPYFNEKEALGKLEEKWLEELQPFGHKGYNQE from the coding sequence ATGGAACGAAAAAGAGAATTAAAGCAGCAGTTTAAAGAAACGCCCATTGAAGCCGGGGTTTATCAAATTAAAAACACAGTGAACAATAAAATCTTCATTGGCAGCACAAATAATTTAAAAAGCCTGAACGGAGTCAGATTTTCACTCGAAACAAACGGCTATATGCCTAATCGGGGGCTGCAGGAGGAATGGAATCAGTTTGGTAAAGAGGCTTTTGAAATCAGTGTTCTGGAGAAGCTGAAGAAGAAGGATGATCCGTATTTTAACGAGAAGGAAGCCCTGGGGAAGCTGGAGGAAAAGTGGCTGGAGGAGCTGCAGCCATTTGGCCATAAAGGTTATAACCAGGAATAA
- a CDS encoding dicarboxylate/amino acid:cation symporter — protein MKKIFANYKLTIFLLLSILIGGVAGVVFGPKTAVVKPFGDLFLNLLFMIIVPLVFFSIASSLANMGGMKRLGKIMAGIFTVFFITAVISAILGFIGISIVDPLKNTDVSAIKSIMTEAAIDPEAEEVTFLGQLVQAFTVPDFQMLFSKNNMLQLIVFSILFGLATAMSGEKGKPIANLLSSGSAVMMKIVGFVMYYAPIGLGCYFATIIGELGPQILGGYVRVFVLYLVLTLIYFFGFFTLYAFAAGGKDGVKVFWKNAITPSVSAIATCSSAACIPINLAAVRKMGVPQDIAETMIPLGANTHKDGSVIGGVFKIVFLFSLFGKDMSSMTSILTILVISFLVGAVMGAIPGGGMIGEMLILSVFGFPPEVLPVIAVISTVIDAPATLLNSAGNTVSAMMVSRIVEGKNWLKESFALK, from the coding sequence ATGAAAAAGATTTTTGCAAATTACAAATTAACCATCTTCCTGCTCCTCTCCATCCTGATCGGCGGAGTTGCCGGAGTGGTTTTTGGCCCGAAGACTGCGGTTGTGAAGCCGTTTGGGGATTTATTTTTAAATTTATTATTTATGATCATTGTGCCGCTTGTCTTTTTTAGCATAGCGTCGAGCCTTGCGAATATGGGCGGAATGAAAAGGCTTGGGAAGATCATGGCCGGGATTTTCACCGTGTTTTTTATTACGGCTGTCATTTCCGCGATCCTGGGATTCATCGGGATTTCCATTGTGGATCCCTTGAAAAATACAGACGTCTCTGCTATTAAAAGCATCATGACGGAGGCGGCCATAGATCCTGAGGCAGAAGAAGTCACGTTCCTAGGGCAGCTGGTTCAGGCGTTCACGGTTCCTGATTTCCAGATGCTGTTCTCAAAGAACAACATGCTGCAGCTGATTGTGTTCTCGATTTTATTCGGACTGGCAACAGCGATGTCCGGTGAAAAAGGCAAGCCGATTGCCAACCTTCTTTCATCCGGCTCAGCCGTCATGATGAAAATTGTTGGATTTGTGATGTACTATGCACCAATCGGTCTTGGCTGTTACTTCGCGACGATCATTGGGGAGCTTGGCCCGCAGATTCTCGGTGGATATGTACGTGTGTTTGTTCTTTATCTGGTATTAACGCTAATCTACTTCTTTGGTTTCTTTACGCTGTATGCCTTTGCGGCTGGCGGAAAAGATGGCGTCAAGGTGTTCTGGAAAAATGCGATCACTCCTTCTGTCAGTGCGATTGCCACATGCTCGAGTGCAGCATGTATCCCAATTAACCTTGCGGCTGTCAGAAAGATGGGCGTTCCCCAGGACATTGCGGAGACGATGATCCCGCTTGGCGCAAACACGCATAAAGATGGTTCTGTTATTGGCGGAGTATTTAAGATCGTCTTCCTGTTCAGCTTGTTTGGAAAAGACATGTCGAGCATGACAAGCATCCTTACTATCCTTGTTATTTCGTTCCTGGTTGGAGCCGTGATGGGTGCCATTCCTGGCGGCGGGATGATAGGCGAAATGCTGATCCTGAGTGTATTCGGCTTCCCGCCTGAGGTGCTGCCGGTTATCGCTGTTATATCTACGGTCATTGATGCACCGGCTACCCTTCTGAATTCAGCCGGCAACACGGTATCGGCCATGATGGTCAGCCGGATTGTTGAGGGGAAGAATTGGCTGAAGGAATCATTTGCTTTAAAATAA
- a CDS encoding CBO0543 family protein produces the protein MPAMLLASLLGTYLDLYFTGKGMYAFPLRPFSDIFTINILFTLAVLPVFMISLLKIMENLTGWFRGMFVLAISIAMAAAEKMAESFGMFVHAENWHHLYTFIGYFLFIGLIAAFHGWMNGNR, from the coding sequence ATGCCTGCTATGCTGCTGGCATCGCTGTTAGGCACCTATTTAGATTTGTATTTTACCGGGAAGGGGATGTACGCTTTCCCATTGCGTCCTTTCTCAGACATCTTTACGATCAATATCTTATTCACCCTGGCAGTCCTTCCTGTCTTCATGATTTCTTTATTAAAAATAATGGAAAACTTAACGGGCTGGTTCCGGGGGATGTTTGTATTGGCCATCAGTATAGCGATGGCAGCTGCAGAAAAAATGGCAGAGAGTTTCGGAATGTTTGTTCATGCCGAAAACTGGCATCATCTTTATACCTTCATAGGCTACTTCTTATTTATTGGATTGATCGCTGCATTTCATGGATGGATGAATGGAAATCGCTAA
- a CDS encoding DUF2087 domain-containing protein codes for MEYSNQFWDASLEELKQGYMEEKETYTCLLCGEKTEKGIVYPYKDRFYEAERYMRIHIETEHISVFDYLLSMDKKLTGLTDHQKSLLQLFYQGKSDKDIQKELDMGSTSTIRHHRFALKEKERQAKTFLAIMELLKEKDEHAPAFLPVHKTATMVDDRYNITEGEQEKILKKYFPEGADKPLAKFPPREKQRLIVLREIAGWLKAEHKYGEKELNDTLKAIYEDYALIRRYLIDYGFLDRKPDGSEYWLKN; via the coding sequence ATGGAATATTCAAATCAATTCTGGGACGCTTCTTTAGAGGAGCTTAAGCAGGGTTACATGGAAGAAAAAGAGACATACACTTGCCTGTTATGCGGGGAAAAGACGGAAAAAGGGATTGTCTACCCATATAAAGATCGATTTTACGAAGCGGAGCGGTATATGCGCATTCATATTGAAACGGAGCATATCTCGGTTTTTGACTATTTGCTTTCGATGGATAAGAAGCTGACAGGGCTTACGGATCATCAGAAAAGTCTTTTGCAGCTTTTTTATCAGGGGAAAAGCGATAAGGATATTCAGAAGGAGCTGGACATGGGGAGTACCTCGACCATTCGCCATCACCGTTTTGCCTTAAAAGAAAAGGAACGTCAGGCGAAGACCTTCCTGGCGATTATGGAATTGCTGAAGGAAAAGGATGAGCACGCACCAGCGTTCCTGCCTGTCCATAAAACCGCCACAATGGTGGATGACCGCTACAACATTACAGAGGGGGAACAGGAGAAAATCCTAAAGAAATACTTTCCCGAGGGTGCCGATAAACCCCTTGCAAAGTTTCCGCCTAGAGAGAAGCAAAGGCTGATAGTCCTGCGGGAAATTGCCGGCTGGCTTAAGGCCGAACACAAATACGGCGAGAAAGAGTTAAACGACACACTGAAGGCCATTTATGAGGATTATGCGCTGATCAGAAGGTATTTGATTGATTATGGATTCCTGGACAGAAAGCCCGATGGCAGCGAGTATTGGCTTAAAAATTAG
- a CDS encoding SagB family peptide dehydrogenase has product MNPDTFLHNLHFDIDKITPPDWEVDWEDAPLAYKLYRGLPVFPLSLEVPLSLEEWEAPAKPDLRRIGDFLWCTFGLNQFSESVSPMGSDEQGDFMQSFRRSVPSGGALYPNELYMFLKLEDLPEGIYHYDVLHHRLVLLRKGNFDSYIARALGSRCDVSTCFGTVFVTTMFWKNYYKYNNFAYRLQGLDAGGVIGQLLEVTKRFGFAAGVYFQFLDRGLNHLLVLSEEEESVYAVIPLSVETTSWAANRTSRNGVASASELCEEIIPIQTNNWVRSNKIKEFPMLTRINKASMQESTNSFRQIIPQETHCEGRPVTLPRVNRISYDLAAVCRERFSPDMDFTSGKVSQEKLAALLQEATESCLYRSDLDLALDKRASRVTLYVCLNNVVGIPDGAYYYDSDAHSLREINPGDHRVALQSGMPAGNVNLFQVPLCFHIAGDKDYHKTEVGCRGYRIQQMEAGMLMQRILIAATALGMGGHPLLGFDAKMSDEIYRIEAQGKTSLIQIPIGFYRARPWLRGNLIS; this is encoded by the coding sequence ATGAATCCAGATACATTTCTGCACAATTTGCATTTTGATATTGATAAAATTACCCCGCCGGATTGGGAAGTGGATTGGGAAGATGCACCGCTTGCCTATAAGCTTTATCGGGGCTTGCCAGTTTTCCCTCTGTCACTGGAGGTTCCCCTTTCTCTTGAAGAATGGGAGGCACCGGCAAAGCCTGATCTTAGGAGAATCGGGGATTTTCTCTGGTGCACATTCGGCCTGAATCAATTTTCCGAGTCTGTCTCTCCAATGGGTTCGGATGAGCAAGGGGATTTTATGCAGTCGTTCCGCCGCTCTGTGCCTTCTGGCGGAGCGCTGTATCCTAACGAACTATACATGTTTCTGAAATTGGAAGATTTGCCGGAGGGGATCTACCACTATGATGTGCTGCACCACCGCTTAGTGCTGCTGCGCAAGGGTAATTTCGATTCCTATATAGCCCGTGCTCTTGGCAGCCGCTGTGATGTGTCAACTTGTTTTGGGACTGTGTTCGTGACGACCATGTTCTGGAAAAATTACTATAAATACAATAACTTTGCATATCGTCTGCAGGGCTTGGATGCAGGGGGAGTGATTGGTCAGTTATTGGAGGTTACAAAGAGATTTGGTTTTGCAGCTGGAGTTTACTTCCAATTTCTTGATCGTGGCCTCAACCATCTACTTGTACTGTCTGAAGAGGAGGAGAGCGTATATGCTGTGATCCCGCTGTCAGTTGAAACGACAAGCTGGGCTGCAAACAGAACCAGCAGGAACGGAGTAGCCTCTGCCTCCGAATTGTGCGAAGAAATAATCCCGATTCAGACTAATAACTGGGTCAGATCCAACAAAATAAAAGAATTTCCGATGTTAACCAGAATCAATAAAGCGTCCATGCAGGAATCCACTAATTCGTTTCGCCAAATCATTCCTCAAGAGACCCACTGTGAGGGCCGGCCTGTAACTCTTCCTCGTGTAAACAGGATATCGTATGATTTGGCGGCAGTCTGCCGGGAGCGTTTTTCACCGGACATGGATTTCACTTCAGGAAAAGTCAGCCAAGAGAAGCTTGCTGCCCTGCTTCAGGAGGCAACCGAATCCTGCCTGTATCGCAGCGATTTAGATTTGGCACTTGATAAGCGCGCGTCACGTGTAACTTTATATGTGTGTTTGAATAATGTCGTAGGGATTCCGGATGGAGCCTATTATTACGACAGCGATGCTCATTCACTACGGGAGATTAATCCAGGAGACCATCGGGTTGCGCTTCAATCCGGAATGCCTGCAGGCAATGTGAATCTGTTTCAAGTCCCGCTCTGCTTTCATATAGCAGGGGATAAAGATTACCACAAAACGGAAGTGGGCTGCAGAGGCTATCGCATTCAGCAAATGGAAGCAGGAATGCTTATGCAGCGAATACTAATAGCAGCGACAGCGCTTGGAATGGGCGGACATCCGCTTCTCGGATTTGATGCGAAGATGAGTGATGAAATCTACCGCATCGAAGCACAGGGAAAAACCAGCCTCATCCAAATCCCCATTGGCTTCTACCGGGCACGTCCATGGCTGCGGGGGAATTTAATTAGCTAG
- a CDS encoding DUF2515 family protein, with product MNWLKEELKKRVQKQINLSDEEKRILSEVKRETTKWNLNNVTRTKAYLDFYRQHPEIHWAFLGHMVSRNGGWNMTDLKGELLSRLLSHREKQSFFSFLERGNWLIFQDAYPQFLIYSESLKRNKPLFFLFPFLNISVFMETVWSCFWRKPDPYMLTIALIINEQSYLEKRVIQNPQYKLEVFQKLEFKLQELLSLNHILFPYEKKGVLNLKGQTLNHFESLHERITLGKRLYNVLFKDKEVLALTEQWANAHPHTGSRKDYWPHIFNDVHEGVPGEQYQFQLKSCQLRPGGRRIYSPSLEIAWKNISQPEAELGDWYKSDHVLEYFLESDDMINGEIRHAYCQTLERLELAALAKKAVWN from the coding sequence ATGAACTGGTTAAAAGAAGAATTAAAGAAAAGAGTTCAAAAGCAGATAAACCTTTCAGATGAAGAAAAGAGGATTCTGAGCGAGGTTAAAAGGGAGACAACAAAATGGAATCTAAATAATGTCACCCGGACAAAAGCGTATCTTGATTTCTACCGGCAGCACCCTGAAATCCATTGGGCCTTTTTGGGGCATATGGTTTCCCGCAATGGAGGCTGGAATATGACCGATTTAAAAGGAGAGCTCCTGTCCCGGTTATTATCACATCGCGAAAAACAATCCTTCTTTTCTTTTTTGGAAAGAGGGAACTGGCTCATTTTTCAGGATGCGTATCCTCAATTTTTGATTTACAGCGAAAGCCTGAAGCGAAACAAGCCCTTATTTTTTCTATTCCCATTCCTTAATATTTCCGTTTTTATGGAAACAGTGTGGAGCTGTTTTTGGAGGAAGCCTGATCCCTATATGCTCACCATTGCCCTTATCATCAATGAACAAAGCTATTTAGAAAAAAGGGTGATACAAAATCCGCAATATAAGCTCGAGGTTTTTCAAAAGCTCGAATTTAAGCTGCAGGAGCTGCTGTCCTTGAATCATATCCTTTTTCCTTATGAGAAGAAGGGTGTTCTCAATCTGAAAGGCCAGACACTGAATCATTTTGAATCGCTGCACGAGCGTATCACATTAGGGAAAAGGCTGTACAATGTTCTGTTTAAGGACAAAGAGGTGCTTGCACTCACGGAACAGTGGGCGAATGCACACCCACATACCGGCTCAAGGAAGGATTATTGGCCGCATATTTTCAATGATGTCCATGAAGGGGTGCCGGGTGAGCAATATCAATTTCAGCTAAAGTCATGCCAGCTCCGGCCGGGGGGAAGAAGGATTTATAGCCCAAGTCTTGAAATCGCCTGGAAAAATATAAGCCAGCCTGAAGCAGAATTAGGAGATTGGTATAAAAGTGATCACGTATTGGAGTATTTTTTGGAGTCAGACGATATGATTAATGGGGAGATCCGGCATGCATACTGTCAAACACTTGAAAGACTCGAGCTCGCAGCCCTTGCTAAAAAGGCCGTCTGGAATTAA